The genomic window aggaagggagggaggaaggaaggaaggagggaggaggaaggaaggaaggaaggagggaggaggaaggaaggaagggagggagggaggaaggaaggaaggagggaggaggaaggaaggaaggaagtagggaggaggaaggaaggaaggaagtagggaggaggaaggaaggaaggaggaagggagggagggaggaaggaggggaggaagggaggaagggaaggaaggagagaaagggaaggaagggaggaaggaaggaaggaaggaaggaaggaaggaaggaaggaaggaaggaaggaaggaagggaggaaggaaggaagggagggagggaaggagggagggaggaaggaaggaaggaaggaaggaaggaaggaaggaaggaaggaagggagggagggaggacggaagggagggaaggagggagggaggaaaggaaggaagggaaaagaagaaagggaaggaggaaggatagaaaagaagagagagggagggaagaaagaaggaaaaaagagaggaaaggaaggagggcagTCACACAGCTCTCTTTCAAGCCAGGATTCGAAGCCAGATGTCTTCTGACTCTAGTCCCATCCTTTGCCCAGTTTTTTAGCCACAGTTTCTCAGAAATAAGACTTCCTGCCCAGGGATCCCAGGGACCTCCAGCTATTTGGGGGGACAGAGCCCATCCCCAGCCCTTTAGTCCTGCGGCTGTATCACCAGGGATCTCCCGCTCCCTTTGTCTGTGTCCAGCTCCCGGATCCCAAGGACGGGGGCCCCAGAGTCCCTCACAAACAGGTGGCAGCCCATCCTGTGCTCTCCGCCTGGGCGATCCTGGCTCATGGGCCCTGGGTGTCCTCCACGGAGACTCTCCCAGAGTGCTGGAGGTCTTCCCTGGGTTTTGCCTTTTGGGGGGTTGCCCCTTGCTGGGTCTGTGCTCCTGGCTCTCACTCCCTGACCagcctccctcctctccttcacTTACCCATGGCTCTTTTTCAGCTGCTTCACTTTGCTCCCTGACCCCCAGCGCTCCCTGACTAGACGACCTGGAGATTTGTGTACCAGGTTCATGAGGGGGGCTAGGAACAGAAGTGGGGGGCTTCCTAAGCCCAGCCCCTGCCTTTGTCTCCCTGCAGAAGCATCGACTGAGGCTGGTGGCCACAGATGGGGTCTTCTCCATGGACGGTGACATTGCCCCTCTTCGGGAGATCTGCCAGCTGGCTCAGAAATACAAAGCTGTGGTCTTCATAGATGAATGTCATGCCACTGGTTTCCTTGGGCCAAGCGGCCGGTGAGAGGCAGTGATCCACTCCCACAGCCCCAGTCTGTGCCCAGATACTTGGCCTTGCAGTCTGACCTGCCCTTTCTCACAGCCCCCAGGGGAGGGGGGCTGAGGCTAGTCCAGCCttctgaggaggaaactgaggcagggagcaGGCCTGGGTAGGCTGGCATGAGTGAAGGACCTCCCAGTTTGGGGCTTTCTCCTCAGATCGCTTGGTCTTCCTACAGAGATTAGTCCCCCCTTCTTTCTGTGGCTTCCTGTCCTGGGGGAAGCCTCCAGAGGATTTAGttacccctcccctcccccctcagcTCCCCTGGCCTGGCTTCCTAGGCAGGAGCCCCAGCCCTGCTTGCAGGTTCTACCCTGGCCTGCTTGTGGCCCCCTGGGGACTCACTCATACGAGGTAGAAGGTTcaacacaacccccccccccaaaggccAGAAGTTAAGGGACCTTAGAGCAAATTTAGGGCAGTTAATTGACTTCCCAAAGAGCACAGCACCTTATTCGTGGCAGCCCTGGACTGGAGCCCAGAGTTCTCTTCATTCTCCACTTTGGTGTATCTGGGTTCCCAGGGGATCAGGAGGAATCTCCAGGCGGCAgaagtggtggtgatggtagtagGAGGAATGTGTATACTTCTCAGGTAGCCGAGAGGTGGAATGGTCAGAGTCTGTGTCCCCACCATCAGCAGAGGCTCAGACAAGTGGGCTGAGATAGAGACCTGGAgtaagggaagggggaaagggggaggtgaCGTGTGATGGTAGGAAGGGCGAGTCCAAAAAACATCTCTGTCCCCCCCACAAAAGTCAGTCTACTCAGGGCAGAGCAGGATGTGGGAGGCAGGGTCCCATACCCCAGGGCAGATTACAAGTGGGTATCATTCCCTTACAGGGGCACTGATGAACTGCTGGGAGTGATGGACCAGGTCACCATCATCAACTCCACCCTGGGAAAAGCCTTAGGGGGAGCTTCAGGTTGTCTGGGATGTGTCCCCCTCCCACCATAGCCTGGGATCCTGACTCGGAGAAGAGggtctcctcccctcctttcttctctcctccccagaGGGCTCTAGAGTTGAGAAGGACCCTCACAAGAGAATTCTCTCCAAgcacaagcatctattaagtgcccAACTGTGTAGAGACTGAGGGTTTAAGTACATTGAACGAAGCCTGCCTCAGGAGTGATCTTCCAGCAGATTCTCGCAGCCCATCCACGATGGGGAACTCACTCCTTCTAGAAACAGTCACTCCCTTGGCTCAGCTCTGATGAGTAGCTGTTTCTTTTAGAAGCTGGACTAGGTCTCTGGATTGCTCTTCTTGAACTCTCAAAGTCTAAACAGACCCATCCCGTCCCTAGTTCACGTCCGCCTGGGCCACTCTGGTGGGGACCCCTGGGGTATGGCTTGGCTGATCCCAGGGGAAGCTTGCTGGCACCGTGGGAATGGGGCCATGCTTGGGATGGGGCAGCAGAGGATGGGGTCTGTCTCTAACCGGGTCTTCTTCTCCCAGGGGGCTACACCACTGGGCCTCGGGATCTCATCTCACTTCTCCGGCAGCAGGCCCGGCCCTACCTCTTCTCCAACAGCCTCCCCCCTGCCGTGGTGGGCTGTGCATCCAAGGCATTGGACCTTCTCATGGAGAGTGATGCCATTGCCCAATCCATGGCTGCCAAGACCCTACAGTGAGGCCGGGcccaggggagggaggggaggccTAGACAGGAGCCCAAGCCCCTCTCCCCGAGTCCTGCGGGTGCCTCCCTAGGCAGCCTTGAGGGATGCGCTCTGCCTCTACTCTTGTCTTGTTCCCTGAGTGTCTCCCAACCACTCAGTCATTTCTTGACCTGGCCGTGCTGTTCAGGCTCCACACTCAGTCTCTGAGCTGGAAGCGACCCCAGGACCCTCTCCTCCACCTCTCAAGGAGAAGCCCTTAGTCCTCACTAGCTTCCTTCCAACCGATGAATCTGAGCCTATCATCGTTGCCTTTCTCTATCATCCTTGCCAGCTGGGCACCATCTTTGTCCCTCCCCAGGCCCTTCCTACCTCCTTGTCCCTTCCACAATCTGAACCAAAGACCCATCTCCCTCGTCCCTATGCCCATCCCTGCCCCTCAGAGCTTCTGAGTCCCGGACTCCAGGACCAAGCCCACCGGCTTCTCTCCATCCCCGCGCCAGGTTTCGTAGCAAGATGGAGGCCGCTGGCTTCACCATCTCGGGCACGGAGCACCCCATCTGTCCTGTGATGCTGGGAGACGCCCGACTAGCATCGGTCATGGCCGAGGATATGCTGAAGAGAGGTAACCCGGGGCCAATTTAGGACACCTGGACAGGCTCTGCCCTGAACCCCAGGCCTCCGTCCaaccagacctcagtttcctcaaggaGAAAATGAACACGACTATGCAGTCTGTTGTCTTAGGACCAGGGAGAGAGGACCCCAGGGGAAACCAAATGCCCtccttcttccatccttcctctgAGGGCTCTTCTGCCCCAACCTGGATGACCTGGCCTGACTCCCTTGCTTCCCTCAGGGCCTGGTCAAAGTAGGGGAGGGGCCTCAGCACAGACTTTGGTCTTCAGGAAGGTcctccctctctgggcctcaatggcccggtttgtaaaatgaggggctgggGGTTGGGAAGACTGGGGGCACTGAGGGAGAGGAGCTCAGAGCTTTGACATCCAGGGATTCCCACCAGGGATCTACGTCATCGGCTTCAGTTACCCCGTGGTGCCCAAAGGGAAAGCCAGGATCCGGGTTCAGATCTCCGCAGTACATAGCGAGGAAGACATTGACCGATGTGTGGAAGCTTTTGTGGAAGTGGGAAGGCAGCATGGGGCCATCCCATGAACCTCCCTGGGTCACCAGGGGACGAGCCCCAGAGCCTCTCTCCAGAGGGTGAAGGACCAGGGCATCTACCAGCCCAGCTCCTCCTCCCTGCCCTGGGGATGGGGGATGGCATATCCCTTAAACCAAGTGCCTAAAAACCCAATATCTAATTTTTAACACTTTTTGCTTTCCTGTGTCTATTGAAACCCACCCCCCGCCTTCTAGGCTGAGTCCGTGGGGTCCTAGCAGCAATTAAAACTGTTCAAAATGCAATGACTTGTCTCATGGGGTCGTGAGTTCCCCATCACTGGATGAACATTTTCCACCCAAAAGGAGGGCTGGAGGATCAGAATATTTCTCTTGGGTCTAGATGACGTCTGAAAGCCCCTTCCCAGCTCCCACCCCAAAATTCTAGGAGCAAAAGCTGAGAAGCAAGACTCCCAGATTTGTCACAGATGCTTAGGGGCAGCACATGGTCCCCTCCCCTCCCAGACCTGAGGCTTCCCACCCAGAGAGCCagagggggagaaaaatctctcctcctccccaagTTCTTGCTGTGTCCCTGTTCCAAACCACGGGGTCTATGAAGGAACATCTGGGTGGTCCTCCCTAAGCCCCCAGGCTGTCTGGAGGGAGTAGGGGATCCTGTCTCCCCCTCCTATTGGTTCTTTTCTGCCTCAGGGAGAGTGTGGGCATGGGGCCCCCTGGTCCTGCAGACCAGGCCAGGCCGGTTCCATCCATTACTAGAACATCCCCCTTTCTACCTTTGCCCCTTGGCTTCAGCCTCCCCAGCCCTGGGTCTACCTGCCAGGGGGCTTTGGAGTCTTGACTGAAACAGACCCAGGTCCAGGCACCAGCCCCTTAGAAGCCTCAGGAGCCCATCATACGGTGGATTTCAGGCCACAGCATCTGGGTTCCAATCCCAGACCCTACTCTGACCTTGAACATAGATTTAAAGGTAGAGGTTATTTTGTCCAAGCACAAATAAGCAAATTCCAGCCAGTGACAGAGTCATGTGAGggtttcttctctgagcctcagtttcctcatctgtcaagggACGGGGTTGACCGAATGGCTCTCCATCCTGTGTAGCTTTGGCTCCCATCCAGGGGCTGCGGAGCTGTTGGATGTGGGTGGGGGGTGATTTTACTGGAAAAACCCTGCCTACATCTCTGATGTCTTATGCCAGCTTTAGGGTATACCCCcttatttattaatgatttattttgtcagtataagtttctttttattttaaaatggaaacagtGGAGTAAAGTGGTTTGTGTCTAAAACAGCCTTCACTGGAAAGAAAA from Macrotis lagotis isolate mMagLag1 chromosome 2, bilby.v1.9.chrom.fasta, whole genome shotgun sequence includes these protein-coding regions:
- the GCAT gene encoding 2-amino-3-ketobutyrate coenzyme A ligase, mitochondrial isoform X1 produces the protein MWRGRPRSWALGAGVGGGPRAQSALAQLRARLEGQLEAIRGAGRWKSERILTSKQGPRVSVEGRPGVILNFCANNYLGLSSHPEVIQAGLKVLEQFGAGLSSVRFICGTQSIHKALEEKIADFHQREDAILYPSCFDANAGLFEALLTPEDAVLSDELNHASIIDGIRLCKANKYRYGHLDMGDLEAKLREAQKHRLRLVATDGVFSMDGDIAPLREICQLAQKYKAVVFIDECHATGFLGPSGRGTDELLGVMDQVTIINSTLGKALGGASGGYTTGPRDLISLLRQQARPYLFSNSLPPAVVGCASKALDLLMESDAIAQSMAAKTLQFRSKMEAAGFTISGTEHPICPVMLGDARLASVMAEDMLKRGIYVIGFSYPVVPKGKARIRVQISAVHSEEDIDRCVEAFVEVGRQHGAIP
- the GCAT gene encoding 2-amino-3-ketobutyrate coenzyme A ligase, mitochondrial isoform X2, which translates into the protein MAPGLPHLSKGLRAAADVGPGDPEGREPRGPAWGVGAGPRLLRPFSFGAPHWPPEPPPGAGAISVILNFCANNYLGLSSHPEVIQAGLKVLEQFGAGLSSVRFICGTQSIHKALEEKIADFHQREDAILYPSCFDANAGLFEALLTPEDAVLSDELNHASIIDGIRLCKANKYRYGHLDMGDLEAKLREAQKHRLRLVATDGVFSMDGDIAPLREICQLAQKYKAVVFIDECHATGFLGPSGRGTDELLGVMDQVTIINSTLGKALGGASGGYTTGPRDLISLLRQQARPYLFSNSLPPAVVGCASKALDLLMESDAIAQSMAAKTLQFRSKMEAAGFTISGTEHPICPVMLGDARLASVMAEDMLKRGIYVIGFSYPVVPKGKARIRVQISAVHSEEDIDRCVEAFVEVGRQHGAIP